In Acidobacteriota bacterium, the following proteins share a genomic window:
- a CDS encoding DUF4261 domain-containing protein, with protein sequence MPTLVRNRSQQPGSKEGFAHSIEVELLYREPPVADWSRISGEGTFAETDRGAVAAFSAHELGNAESRWVVELPGSRLDDGHLRAAVRQSWSWPEARRVAGELRHRVTIRDLRATTLDFRLRLRLMNQFVVAATNLSRPAAIHWVTTEQLVEPDAFIGSLEHEGPESLYGAVNVRLFRIDRDENDRPLPTPEIIMDTLGLTAVGLDDFQIHTREYDPHDVGNYLYSVSQYAWKKGAVISPGDEILGIDGDKWRCEIEDSLVEPERAVIDIDTGEPGLAGRKR encoded by the coding sequence GTGCCTACGCTTGTTCGAAATCGATCGCAGCAACCGGGTAGCAAAGAAGGGTTCGCCCATTCGATCGAGGTCGAGCTGCTCTATCGGGAGCCACCGGTCGCGGACTGGAGCCGCATCTCAGGCGAGGGAACATTTGCGGAGACTGATCGCGGAGCGGTCGCGGCGTTCAGCGCGCACGAGCTCGGGAACGCCGAATCGAGGTGGGTCGTCGAGCTGCCGGGATCGCGACTCGACGACGGACATCTTCGAGCCGCCGTACGACAGTCGTGGAGCTGGCCTGAGGCGAGACGAGTCGCCGGCGAGCTGCGGCATCGCGTCACGATCCGGGATCTGCGCGCGACGACTCTCGACTTCAGACTGCGGCTCAGGCTGATGAACCAGTTCGTCGTTGCTGCGACGAATCTCTCGCGTCCCGCCGCGATCCACTGGGTCACGACCGAACAGCTGGTCGAGCCGGACGCCTTCATCGGCTCGCTCGAGCACGAGGGGCCCGAGTCGCTGTACGGTGCAGTCAACGTCCGTCTGTTCCGAATCGACCGGGACGAGAACGACCGCCCTCTCCCAACCCCCGAGATCATCATGGATACCCTGGGGCTCACCGCCGTCGGCCTGGACGACTTTCAGATCCACACCAGAGAGTACGACCCTCACGACGTCGGCAACTACCTCTACTCCGTGTCGCAGTACGCCTGGAAAAAAGGCGCCGTGATTTCGCCGGGAGACGAGATTCTGGGGATCGACGGCGACAAGTGGCGGTGCGAGATCGAGGACTCGCTGGTGGAGCCGGAACGAGCGGTCATCGACATCGACACCGGTGAGCCCGGCCTGGCCGGCCGGAAGCGCTGA
- a CDS encoding NYN domain-containing protein translates to MNDEAKIALFMDFENIALGVRDAKHKKFEIDLVLERILEKGKLIVKKAYCDWERYQEYKRPIHEAAIEMIEIPARAYSGKNSADIRMAVDAMDMAWSKEHIDVFVIVSGDSDFSPLVSKLKENNKFVIGVGVKNSSSDLLIANCDEFIFYEDLVRGKQDTMKVGSGDDKENEVFELLLESIKALMRENKEILWGSMIKQTMQRKKPTFNEGYYGYDTFSELLEDAEKKGFIKMKKDVKSGTWIITGFAKNPFKREAARK, encoded by the coding sequence ATGAACGACGAAGCAAAAATTGCACTATTCATGGACTTCGAGAACATCGCTCTCGGAGTCCGCGACGCCAAACACAAGAAGTTCGAGATCGACCTCGTCCTCGAGCGCATCCTCGAAAAGGGAAAACTCATCGTCAAGAAGGCGTACTGTGACTGGGAGCGCTACCAGGAGTACAAGCGACCCATTCACGAAGCCGCGATCGAGATGATCGAGATCCCCGCCCGAGCCTATTCCGGAAAAAACTCCGCCGACATCCGGATGGCCGTCGATGCGATGGACATGGCGTGGTCGAAGGAACACATCGACGTTTTCGTCATCGTGTCGGGAGATTCCGACTTCTCACCCCTCGTTTCGAAGCTGAAGGAAAACAACAAGTTCGTCATCGGAGTCGGCGTCAAGAATTCTTCGAGCGATCTGCTCATCGCCAACTGCGACGAGTTCATCTTCTACGAGGATCTGGTGCGCGGCAAACAGGACACGATGAAGGTCGGAAGCGGCGACGACAAGGAGAACGAGGTCTTCGAACTGCTGCTCGAGTCGATCAAGGCATTGATGCGCGAGAACAAGGAAATTCTCTGGGGCTCGATGATCAAGCAGACGATGCAGCGCAAAAAGCCCACATTCAACGAGGGATACTACGGCTACGACACGTTCAGCGAACTGCTCGAGGATGCCGAGAAGAAGGGCTTCATCAAGATGAAGAAGGATGTGAAGTCGGGAACGTGGATCATCACGGGGTTCGCGAAGAATCCCTTCAAAAGGGAAGCCGCCCGGAAGTAG
- a CDS encoding UbiA family prenyltransferase yields the protein MARLGTWADFFRPFTLIPPLLGIISGAVCAFGSIHNPDPERAVTVPVVLTVALGSLCASLMNAASNGVNQIYDLEIDRINKPRRHLVTGRIGIDDAWKVSWALYAMALIPTWLVVVHPYNTFLAKLFAPLEWHQCFFLYLAGLLFTFVYSAPALGRTKAKGMWANWTIAIPRGCLLKVAGWSMVASIWATEPWYIGSIFMLFLVGAASTKDFSDIAGDRAGGCRTPPIIHGVRKAAWMISPFFIFPWLLISIGAVVRDPFSRSVHPILTGNASILHALTIVLVAWGSYTVYLLLRDPDELARVENHPSWRHMYMMLMTAQVGFAVAYVV from the coding sequence ATGGCGAGACTCGGAACCTGGGCAGATTTCTTTCGCCCCTTCACTCTCATACCGCCACTTCTGGGGATCATTTCCGGTGCCGTCTGTGCGTTCGGTTCGATTCACAATCCTGATCCCGAGAGGGCGGTCACCGTGCCGGTGGTGCTGACCGTCGCCCTCGGATCGCTCTGCGCATCGCTCATGAACGCCGCGTCGAACGGTGTGAATCAGATTTACGATCTCGAGATTGACCGGATCAACAAGCCCCGCCGCCATCTCGTGACCGGACGGATCGGGATCGATGACGCCTGGAAGGTATCGTGGGCCCTCTATGCGATGGCCCTGATTCCGACCTGGCTGGTCGTCGTCCACCCCTACAACACATTTCTCGCCAAGTTGTTCGCACCGCTCGAATGGCATCAGTGTTTCTTTCTCTATCTGGCCGGCCTCCTCTTCACTTTCGTCTACTCTGCTCCGGCCCTCGGCAGGACAAAAGCGAAGGGGATGTGGGCGAACTGGACGATCGCCATCCCCCGGGGCTGCCTTCTCAAGGTTGCCGGCTGGTCGATGGTGGCCTCGATCTGGGCGACCGAGCCATGGTACATCGGTTCGATATTCATGCTGTTTCTGGTGGGGGCGGCGTCGACCAAGGACTTTTCGGATATCGCGGGGGATCGCGCCGGAGGCTGCCGAACGCCTCCGATCATTCATGGCGTTCGAAAGGCAGCGTGGATGATCTCGCCGTTCTTCATCTTTCCCTGGCTGCTGATCTCGATCGGTGCGGTCGTCCGTGATCCCTTTTCGAGGAGTGTACATCCGATTCTGACAGGAAACGCTTCGATTCTTCACGCGCTCACGATCGTACTGGTCGCCTGGGGGTCGTACACGGTCTACCTCCTGCTGCGGGACCCGGACGAGCTTGCCAGAGTCGAGAACCATCCCTCGTGGAGGCACATGTACATGATGCTGATGACCGCGCAGGTCGGGTTCGCGGTCGCCTACGTCGTCTGA